GGCATGCAGCACGGTCTGCTTGCCGTTCACGGTCTTGACCACCTTCACGACGACGCAGGCGGAGCTTCCGTCCGGGCACTGTGCTGCGGACACGGAGGCCGGCGCGAGGCCGAGGCTGGTGGCCGCGAGGGCGAGGCCCGCGAGAAGGGCAGCGTGACGACGGCGTACGACTCTCATCAGGTACTCCCTCCGACGGCTCAGGTGACGCCTACATCCTCCCTCATCACGGCGTCACGGGCGAGGGACTTCCGGGCCTCGACGATCGCGGAGGCGTCGATGGCCGGGCTCGACCGTAGTATGTGACGCGCCCGGGGTGATCACGAAGGGGAAGCATGACGGTGCGTACGCGCGGTGAGCGGCGCTTTGAGGTCGTCGTGATCGCTGTCGCGGTCGTCGCGGTCGCGTTCCGGACCTTCCAGTGGCGCACCGGTCCGCCCGATCTCACCGCGGTGTCGATCCTCGCCCTCCTGCTGGTGCCGTTCGCGGTACGCACGCAGATCACCGTCTCGCGTGGGCAGACCGAGCTGACCCTGGGCATGTCCGCCGCCGTGCTGTTCTCGGCCGACGTCGAGCGCCACGCGTCGATCCTGCCGATCTGGGCGGTCCTGGTCGCGGTGTCGTACGTCGCGTTCCACCGCGACGAGACGTGGGGCCAGTTCCGGGCCGCGATCCAGGTCCTCGGCGGGGCAGCCCTGCTCCGCGTGGCCCAGGTGACCGATCTCCACTTCGCGCCGTTCGACGGGGTGTTCGCGGGCCTCGTCGCGTACTTCGTGGTCATCTGCCTGCTGGAGGTCGTCCGCGCCCGGCTGGCCGCTTCGACCGGGGACGACCACCCGTTGCGGCTGCGATGGACGTGGGCGTTCGCGGTCGGTCTCGCGATCTTCTACCTCGCGTGCCTCCTCGCCACCTTGCGCCGCGCGGATGCCGGCATCTCCTCGCCGGCCGTGCCGAGCCTGGTCGTGGTGATGCTGGGACTCGTCGCGGTGGCGGTGGGGCTGTTCCTGCGCAACGTCCAGCTCAACCGTAGCGTGGCGGCGCTGTCGGGGGCGGCCGTGGCGATGCCGTGGCGACGGGACGAGATCGACTGCGCGCTGGGCCGGTGGGGTGCCAAGGGCATCCGGGCCGAGACCGTCGACGTCCGCGACGACCCCGGAACGCGCGGCGACCTGAGCGTGCCGTTGGCGGACGGCCGGTTCGCGGTCGCCGAGCGCAAGTCCGGGGACCGTCCGTTCACCGACGTCGAGCGGCGGGTGCTCGAGGCGCTGGCCCACATGTCCGAGACGTCCCGGCGCGAGGCCGGACAGATCGACCACCTGCGCGAGAGGCTCAACATCGACGCCCTGACGGGGCTGTCGACGTACACGTACTTCCGCGAGGTGCTCGCCGAGGTCAGCGGCACCCGCCGTCCGGGGGAGTCGATCGCGATCGTCTTCATCGACCTCGACGGCTTCAAGAAGATCAACGACCGCTTCGGGCACGTGGTGGGGGACACCGCGATCCGTGCCGTGGCGCAGCGGCTGCTCGAGCACACCGGCGACGCCCGCGCGATCACCCGCTACGGCGGTGACGAGTTCGCGGTGCTCGTCCGCGACGTCCACGACTACGCGGCTCTGACGGTCGAGTGCGAGCGCCTGACCGCCCTCGTGGCCGAGCCCGTGCTGGTGGGGGAGAGCACGATCCGTCTGCGCGCCAGCATCGGAGCCGCGCTGTCGTCGAGCCCCGAC
Above is a genomic segment from Aeromicrobium chenweiae containing:
- a CDS encoding EAL domain-containing protein, whose protein sequence is MTVRTRGERRFEVVVIAVAVVAVAFRTFQWRTGPPDLTAVSILALLLVPFAVRTQITVSRGQTELTLGMSAAVLFSADVERHASILPIWAVLVAVSYVAFHRDETWGQFRAAIQVLGGAALLRVAQVTDLHFAPFDGVFAGLVAYFVVICLLEVVRARLAASTGDDHPLRLRWTWAFAVGLAIFYLACLLATLRRADAGISSPAVPSLVVVMLGLVAVAVGLFLRNVQLNRSVAALSGAAVAMPWRRDEIDCALGRWGAKGIRAETVDVRDDPGTRGDLSVPLADGRFAVAERKSGDRPFTDVERRVLEALAHMSETSRREAGQIDHLRERLNIDALTGLSTYTYFREVLAEVSGTRRPGESIAIVFIDLDGFKKINDRFGHVVGDTAIRAVAQRLLEHTGDARAITRYGGDEFAVLVRDVHDYAALTVECERLTALVAEPVLVGESTIRLRASIGAALSSSPDDDLVALVRAADQQMYQRKRAIHAADPEVTSRIDDAVRHAIVDGTLWTAYQPMVGLVADEIRGLEALVRCTDPQLGSIPPPVIVESAIRLNMLDDMTALVLDQAIRTVLECRRHVPTLEVFSINLELEQMMVWSPLLQRIAECRERHGLRVVVEISENSIGDWTDANALVTSRLQDADVLIAIDDFGSGFAGLGSLYLPRVDIVKLDRNLLTDLANPRQTLVVTRTTAMLEELGFWVIAEGVTSEVEIELLRDAGATHLQGYLFGMPEDRVTMAERFRVHGLAPQLPSSTTA